The Xanthomonas sp. DAR 80977 nucleotide sequence CCGGCTGGACCTGCACCGACAGCAACGGCAACGCCACCCGCACCTGCGCGTTGAACGGCAGCCTGGCGGTCGGCGCGGTGGTCGATTTCACCATCGAGAGCACGGTGCCGGCGTCGGGCACCAACAGCAGCGGCGACGTCACCAACAGCGCCACCGTCAGCGCCGACACGCCCGATGCGAACAACGTCGACAACACCGGCAGCACCACCTTCACCGTGCTCGCCGACGGCGCCGACCTGTCGCTGCAGAAGACCAAGACGCCGGCGCTGGTGCCGGTGTGGAGCGGCGTCGGCAGCGACCTGGACAGCCGCATGACCAGCAGCATCGTGGTGCGCAACCTCGGCCCGCGCGCGGCGACCGGCCAGGTGCAGGCGGTGGATACGCTGGCCAGCGGCGAAGAGCTGCTGCAGCCGGACGGCAGCGTGGCGCAGCCGGGCGTGGCCTTCGCCAGCGGCGCGTGGACCTGCACCGTGGACCAGGCCTACAGCGGCTCCAGCGTGCAGCACGTGAGCTGCGACCTCGGCGCCGGTTCGCTGCCGCTGGCGGTGGGCGCGCAGGCGCCGACGCTGCAGCTGCTGACGCGCGCGCGCAGTTCCTCGGCCAACCTGCTCAACAACGCCTGCACCGGCGGTTCCGGCGGCTCGATCGAGCCGCTGACCGGCAACGGCATCGACCGCGCTCCGGAAACCGGCAACGACTGCTCCGGCGCCGGCACGCGCACCACCGACGAGCGTGCCGACCTGTCCATCGCCAAGCAGACCAACGGCCCCGGCGCCGCCGACAACGTGCTGGCCGCCAACCAGGACACGCTCAGCTACACCCTGACCGTGACCAACAACGGCCCGGACAGCACCACCGGCGTGGTGGTCAACGACACCGTGCCCGGCTTCGTCAGCGGCCGCACCCAGGTCAGCGTGACCACCACCCCGGCCGGCTGGACCTGCGCCATCAGCGGCGCCTCGGTGATCTGCCGCTCCGGCAGCACCGCGCTGGGCAACGGCGCCAGCGCGCAGATCGTCATCCAGGTCCAGCGCGCGCTGTTCGACAGCTACAACCAGGCCGCCGGCACCTGCGGCGGCACCGCGATCAGCGGCGCGTTCTGCAACACCGCCGGGGTCGGCATCGATGCGGCCGTGGCCGGCTCGGTGGGCGAACTCAACGGCAACAACAACCAGGCCTCGGACTGGATCCGCATCGCGCGGGTGGCCAACGTGATCACCAGCGCCAAGACCATTTCCTCGGGCACGCCCGGCCGCGCCGGCGTCAACACCACCTACGTGATGTCCTACATCAACGACGGCCCGTCGGCGGTGCCCGGGGTGATCTTCCGCGACGTGTTCACCCTGCCGGCCAACGATTCCGGCTTCGTGCTGGTGTCCGCGCAGCGTACCGGCGCCGGTACCCAGGCCTGTACCGCCACTGCCGGTGCCGGGGTGACCGTCACCGCCGACGCCGGCGGCACCTCCTATGCCAACCCGACCGGCGCGCCGGCGCAGGTCAGCATCCAGTGCCCGGCGTTGCCGTCGTTCACCAACCAGCAGACCGAGAGCCTGCAGGTGGTGATCCGGCCCAACGTCAACAGCGGCAACACCGGCCGCCAGTTCGACAACATCGCCGACTTCGTGGTGGACCTCAATGGCGACGGCAACGGCGACGCCACCGCGGGCACCGACAGCGACGGCAACACCTACGACTTCAACACCATCACCAGCGACGACAGCAAGAGCGCGCAGCTGCCGTTCGAGAGCGGCCAGGTCGACCTGATCACCAACAAGGTGGACACCGGCTTCACCGGCGGCGTGGATCCGCTCGGCTACGACGCGACCAATGCCGCGGCGAACCTGATCACCTACCGCATCACCATCCGCAACAACGGCCCGTCGGTCGCCACCGACGTGCACCTGACCGACACCTTCACCCCGCCGTCCGGGCGCACCGTCACCTTCATCGGCGCCGCGGCCACGCCCACCGGCACCTACGATCCCAGCGCCTGTTCGGTGACCTCCGGCAGCAATCCCACCGTGGGCGCGGTGCAGGTGCTGGACTGCCTGATGCCCGGCATCGGTTTCAGCACCAATGTCGCCGGCGTGGTCGCCTCCGGCCAGACCAGCACGCTGTACCTGCGCTACCGCTACGACACCCCGCCCGGCGCGGCCGGCGACACGGTCAGCAACCTGGCCCAGGCCACGTCGGCCGAGACCGACAGCAACACCGCCAACAACGGCGCCAGCCAGGAAACCACGATCCGCGCCTCCGCCGACGTGGGCGTGAGCAAGCACGTGGTCACCACCGCGCCCGATGCCGATCCGGATGCGGCGCTGCCCGCCAACGCCACCTCGGTGGGCCTGCGCCAGCCGTTCTTCTACGTGATCGACGGCATCAACAACGGTCCCGGCGCGAGCCTGTCGCGCGACCGCAGCGGCAGCAGCCCGCTCAACGGCACCGGCACCGTGGTCGCCGACACGCTGCCCGCCGGGCTGGTGGTGGTCGGCCAGGTGACCTGGCAGAAGAAGGGCCCGATCCCGGCCGGCGGCGGCGGCGAGGTGCCCAACGGCACCGGCACCTGCACCCAGGCCTCGGCCACCTTGAACTGCACCCTCGGCGACGTCACCGTCGGCGGCAAGCTGCGCATCGTGGTGCCGGTGCGCTGGGATACCTATCCGGGCGCGGCGGGGATCAACAACACCGCGACCATCGCCACCGAACAGGTCGATCGCGTCCCCGCCAACAACACGTCCACCGTGCCGATCCTGGTCACGCGGGCGTCGCTGGCCGGCACCGTGTTCGAGGACCGCGACCGTGCCGGCGCCAACGGCGGCGTCCGCCAGGGCGGCGAACCGGCCATCGCCGGCGTCACCATCGTGCTGACCGGCACCGATGCCTACGGCAATGCGGTCAACCGCAGCACCACCACCGCGGCCGACGGCAGCTACAGCTTCGGCGACCTGGCCGCGGCCGGCGCGGGCGGCTACACGCTGACCCAGACCCAGCCCGCCGGCTATCGCAACGGCCCGGTGGATCCGCCGGCGGCCGGCGCCAGCGCGCCGTCGCTGGGCGGCACCTATGCCGCCGGCAGCCCCAACTCGAGCTACACCGCGATCCCGGTCGACGCGGCCGACGCGGCAGTGCGCTACGACTTCCCGGAAGTGCGCCGGCCCAGCCTGACCGGCCGGGTCTACGTGGACCTGAACTTCAACAACGTACGCGACGGCGGCGATCCGGCGATCGCCGGCGCCACCGTGGAACTGCTCGATGCCACGACCGGCGCCGTGCTCGCCACCACCAGTACCGACGGCAACGGCGCCTACCGCTTCGACGACCTGGATCCGACGCTCACCTACAGCGTGCGCGAGCCGCTGCCGAGCGGGCAGTACAGCAACCGTCCCAGCGCGATCAATCCCGGCCAGATCGGCGGCGCGGCGTGCCCGGCCGGCAGCTGCGTGCCCGGCACCGCGGTGGCCGCGCCCGGCGGCCCGGATGCGGCGACCACCGACCGCATCTCGCAGATCCAGCTGGGCGCGGGCCTGGACGGCACCGAGTTCAACTTCGGCGAGAACCCCAGCGGCAGCGCGATCCAGGGCCGGGTGTGGCGCGACGACGACAACGACGGCGTGATCGACCCGGCCGAGACCGGCCTGGCCGACGTGGACGTGGTGCTGACCGGCACCGACCAGAACGGCCAGCCGGTGAACCTGACCACCAAGACCGATGCCAGCGGCAACTACAGCTTCCTCGGCCTGCTGCCGGGCACCTACACGGTGACCGAACCCACCCAGCCCAGCGGCACCCTCAACGGCAAGACCGTGCCCGGCGACAAGGGCGGCACCGCCACCGGCGTGGCCACCACGCCGTCGGCGATCGCCAGCATCGTGCTCGGCGCGAACCAGCAGGGCCAGCACTACGACTTCGGCGAAGTGGCGGCGGCGTCGCTGTCCGGCCGCGTGTACTACGACAACGACGACAACGGCGTGGTCGGCAGCGACGAAACCGGCATCGCCAACGTGCGCGTGGTGCTGAGCGGTACCGACGACCTCGGCGCCGCGGTGCAGCTGACGGTGCAGACCGACGCGCAGGGCAACTACCGCTTCGAGAACCTGCGTCCGGGCACCTACACCGTGACCGAACCGGAGCAGCCGGCCGACACCCGCAACGGCGTCACCAGCGCCGGCACCGTCGGCGGCGCCACGCGTGGCGTGGCGACCCCGCGCGAGACCGTGCCGTCGGCGATTTCCGCGGTGGTGCTGGCGCCGGGCGCGCAGTCGATCGACAACAACTTCGGCGAGATCGCCAACACCCCGGACCTGGTCGTCAGCAAGGTCGCCGACCCGGTCAAGTTCACCGTCAACAACACCGCCAGCTACACCATCAGCGTGCGCAACATCGGCCCGCGCCCGACCGTGGGCACGTACCAGGTGCAGGACCGCCTGCCGCCGGGCGTGACCCTGGCGGCGCTGCCCACCGGCAGCGGCTGGACCTGCAGCGGCGCGGTCGGCGCCGACCGCTTCAGCTGCGACGCCAGCGCGACGATCGCGCCGGCGCAGACCGCCAGCGCGCGCATCGTGGTGCAGGTCGCGGTCGGCGCGGCGGCGGCGACCGGCAGTCCGGTCAACAACGCGGTGCTGGTGCAGGGCGGCGGCGAAGACGCCACGCACAGCCCGAGCGCGGCCGAACGCGGCGCCTTCGACGGCGACGTGACCCAGCTGCCGGTGTGCGATCCGGCGATCACCCAGAACGCCTGCCGCCTGCCGACGCAGGTGCAGCTGGCGGCCTCGGTGTCGGGCACGGTGTGGTTCGACGGCGGCAGCGAGGAGCGCCTGCTCGACGGCGGCGACCAGCGCCTGCAGGGCTGGACCGTGGAACTGGTCGATCCGGTCAGCGGCCAGGTCGTGCGCAGCACCATCAGCGCCGCCGACGGCAGCTACCGCATCGGCGACGTGATCCCCGGGCAGAAGTGGAAGCTGCGCTTCCGCCACCCGGTGTCCGGCGCGGTATGGGGCTGGCCGGTGAGCACGGAGAGCGCCTCCGCGGTCGCGCCGTGCGCGGCCGACACCGCCATCGCCAACGGCGGCACCAGCTCGTGCCGGGTCAGCGACGGCGGCAGCAGCGAACTGCAAGTGGTGCTCAAGGCCGGCGAGAACCTGCCGCAGCAGAGCCTGCCGGTGGATCCCTCGGGCGTGGTCTACGACGCGGTGACCCGCGATCCGGTGCCGGGCGCGATCGTGACCCTGGCCCCGGTCGGCGTGTGCGCCGGCTACGACCCGGCCACCAGCCTGCTCAACACCGGCAGCGGCGGCTACCGCATCGACGGCAACGCGGTGTCGATGACCGTCGGCAGCGACGGCGCCTACCAGTTCCTGTTCGGCCCGGCGGCGCCGGCGCGCTGCGAGTTCCAGCTGACGGTGACCCCGCCGGGCGGCTACGTGTTCGTGTCCACGCTGATCCCGGCCGAACCGCAGGCGCTGTCGCCGCCGGGCGACGCCGGTTCGCGCTACAGCGTGCAGCCCGATGCGCGCGCGCCGACCGGTCCGGTCGGTCCGGCCACCCAGTACTTCCTGACCCTGTTCGCCGGTTCCGGCACCGCCAACATCGTGCACAACCACATTCCGCTCGATACCGCGGTCGCCACCGGCCTGGCCATCACCAAGACCGGCGACCGCCAGACCGCTGAAGTGGGCGATACCGTGCAATACACCATCACCATCCGCCAGACCGCCGGCAGCCCGCTGCAGACGGTGAACGTGGTCGATCGCCTGCCGCGCGGCTTCACCTACATCGAAGGCACCGCGCGCGCCAACGGCGCGGCCGTGGCCGAGCCGCTGGGCAAGCCCGGCCCGACGCTGGGCTTCAGCACTGGTCCGCTGCAGGTCGGCCAGCAGATCGCGTTGACCTACCGGGTGCGGGTCGGCGTCGGCGCGCAGCAGGGCGACGGCATCAACCGCGCGCAGGCGCACGGCTGTTCGATCGCCGGCGGCTGCATCGACCCGGTCTCGCTGCAGCCGCGCCCCGGTTCGCTGCCGTCCAACCAGGCGCAGTACCGCGTGCGCGTCACCGGCGGCGTGTTCACCGAGGAGGGCTGCGTGCTCGGCAAGGTGTTCGTGGACTGCAACGTCAACCACGTGCAGGACCGCGAGGAGATCGGCATTCCCGGCGTGCGCCTGTACTTCGAGGACGGCACCTGGGTGATCAGCGATTCGGAAGGCAAGTACAGCTACTGCGGCCTGCCGCCGCAGAGCCACACGCTGAAGGTCGATGCGTCCACGCTGCCGGTCGGCTCGCGCCTGACCACCAGCAGCAACCGCAACCTCGGCGACGCCGACAGCCTGTTCATCGATCTCAAGAACGGCGAGCTGCATCGCGCCGACTTCATCGAGGGCAGCTGTTCCAACCCGGTGCTCGAGCAGGTCAAGGCACGCCGCACGCAGGGCGAGGTGCGCGCACCGGAGACCGAGACCGGCCACGCGCCGCTGCGCTTCAGCAGCAAGCCGGTGCGTGCGCCGCAGCAGGCCACCGATAGCGCGGCGCAAGCGCCGATCGTCAAACCGCGCGGCACGCCACCGCCCGATGCATCCGTTCCTGCGGAGGTGCAGCCATGAGCCGGCCCGTCACGACGCGCCGCCTGCCGCGGCTGACCCTGCTCGCCTGCGCCCTGGCCGCGCTGCCGGCGCTGGCCCAGCAGACGGTCGGCAGCAGCCGCTTCACCCCGGTGCTTGGCGAGGCCGGCACCCTGTACCCGCGCACGCCGGGCAGCGCCGATGCCGCCGCGCAGACGCTGGCGCCGCGCGCGGGCATGCTCGATGCGCGCGCCGCGCAGGGCATGGACCAGGTGCTGGTGGAGGTGGATCGCGACGGCGCGCCGGCCGACGGCCAGAGCCCGGTGCACGTCACCGTGCGCCTGCTCGACGCCGCCGGCAAGCCGTTGCCGGGCGAACACTTCGCCACCATCGAGCACACCGGCGGGCGCATCCTGCTGCCGGGCTCGCGCACCGACGAACTGGGGCCGGGCGCGGCCGACGCCGACAAGGCCACCCCCGGCGTGCAGCTGCCGGTGCGCGACGGCGTGGCCGAGTTCGACCTGCTGGCGCCGGACCAGCCGCAGGAAGTGGTGCTGCGGGTCAGCGCCGGCGGCCACAGCGCCGAGGGCACGATCGGCTTCGTGCCGGAAATGCGCGAGATGATCGCCACCGGCCTGATCGAGGGCGTGGTCAACTTCCGCCGCCGCGACAACAGCGGGCTGATCGCCCCGGTCGACCACGACGACGTGTTCGAGCGCGACATCCGCCGCTGGGAGAAGCAGTTCAACAACGGCAAGGCCAACGCCTCCGCGCGCACCGCGTTCTTCGTCAAGGGCCGGATCAAGGGCGAGTACCTGCTCACCGCCGCCTACGACTCGGACAAGGAGGTGCGCGGCCGCCTGCTGCGCGACATCCAGCCGGAGGAGTTCTACCCGGTGTACGGCGACTCCTCGCTGCGCGGCTTCGACGCGCGCTCGGCCGAGCGCCTGTACGTGCGTGTGGACAACCGCCGCAGCTACCTGCTGTACGGCGATTTCCAGACCGGCGACACGCTGGCCACCGCGACCGGCGTGGGCGCGCGCAGCAGCATGCCGCAGCGCAGCCTCGGCACCTACAACCGCACCGCCACCGGCCTGGGCTGGCACTACGAGAACGCACGCGTGCGCTCCAACGTGTTCGCCATGCAGGACTCGCTGCGCCAGGTGATCGAAGAATTCGCCAGCCAGGGCAGCGGCCCGTACGCACTGCGCAACAACGCGGTGCTGGAAGGCAGCGAGCGGGTGGAAGTGATCGTGCGCGACCGCAACCAGCCCTCGCGGATCGTCTCGGTGCAGCCGCTGGCGCGGTTGGTGGACTACAGCTTCGAGCCGTTCTCGGGGCGCATCCTGCTCAACCAGTTCCTGCCCACGTTCGACAGCAACCTCAACCCGGTCTCGCTGCGCATCACCTACGAACTGGACCAGGGCACCGAGACCTTCTGGGTGTACGGCGCCGACGGCCAGCTGCGGCTGAGCGACGCGCTGGAAGTGGGCGCGTCGGCGGTGGACGACCGCAACCCGTTCGCGCAGTTCCGCATGGGCAGCGTCAACGCCGGCTACCGCTTCGGCCCCAACACCGCGCTGGTGGCGGAGTTCGCGCGCACCCAGAGCGAGATCAACACCAACTCGATCAACCAGGTCGCCACCCCGGGTCTGCAGGATCTCAGCGGCCGCGTCGAAGGCGACGCCTGGCGCGTGGAGTTCGGCCACGACGGCGACAAGCTCGACGCCAGCCTGTTCGCCGCGCGCACCGATCCGGCGTTCAACAACGCGGCCTCGCCGCTGTACGGCGGGCGCGGCGAGTACAACGCCAAGGTCGAATACCACCTCAGCGAGCGCGTGGACCTGTATGCCGAAGGCCTGCGCAGCGAGGACCGCAATCCGGACGGCGGCAAGCGCGATGCCGGCGGTGCCGGCGTGCGCGTGGGCGCCACCGAGAAGCTCACCCTGGACGTCGGCCTGCGTTCGATCCGCGAGACCGTCGGCGCGTACTCGCCGTGGTCCTCGGGCCTGGGCTACGGCAACAGCGGCGGCCTCACCGGCGGCTTCGCCACCGGCTCCGGCGGCGGCGCGCTCGGCTATGGCCAGCAGCCGCTGGATCCGCTGACCGGCCTGCCGGTGATCGGCTCCAGCAGCGCCATCACCGGCACCGCCAGCGACCTGCCGATCGGCACCCGCCTGGAATCGGACAGCGCACGCATCGGCGCCGGCTACCGCGTCGGCGCCAAGCTGTCGCTGGGCGCGGAGTACGAGCAGAGCGTGTCCGGCGAGGACCGCAACCGCATCGCCGCCGGCGTCGACTACCAGGTGCTGGAACGCAGCCGCGTGTACGGCCGCTACGAGAAGCAGACCGGCCTGACCAGCGCCTACGGCATCACCACCGCCGACCGCGAGGCCGATGCGCTGGTGTTCGGCATCGACAGCAGCTACGTGCGCGACACCCAGGCGTTCTCCGAGTACCGCATGCGCGATGCGATCAGCGGCCGCGACGTGCAGGCCGCCTCCGGCATCCGCAA carries:
- a CDS encoding SdrD B-like domain-containing protein, producing the protein MAVLLLAAPALAAAADLQITNLSDTGYDPTPAGGSVVYSVTVENSAADTVNDAVVIFDLPAGAQAGTPLPSYCSVAAGNAQRVECRVGTLVGTFSSNGAPVTFQLPVSTVGLAPGTIEIRGAIGVEPGLPAASTPIASLADADAFFAGDSNAANNRRLEATTLESAGDLSVEKTATPNPVVAGAEVTYTVTVRNAGPSASAGFSVVDTLPAAVQYVANSFSGSGWTFNSGSMTATHAGALANGGSSSFTFRARVTAASGNIVNSARVQAGSTPDPLPDNNTGSVTTTVTAGADLALSKSVTPSPAISGQPVTFNIQVRNQGPSAAVNPRFVDNLPTGFVVTGGTAAAGWTCTDSNGNATRTCALNGSLAVGAVVDFTIESTVPASGTNSSGDVTNSATVSADTPDANNVDNTGSTTFTVLADGADLSLQKTKTPALVPVWSGVGSDLDSRMTSSIVVRNLGPRAATGQVQAVDTLASGEELLQPDGSVAQPGVAFASGAWTCTVDQAYSGSSVQHVSCDLGAGSLPLAVGAQAPTLQLLTRARSSSANLLNNACTGGSGGSIEPLTGNGIDRAPETGNDCSGAGTRTTDERADLSIAKQTNGPGAADNVLAANQDTLSYTLTVTNNGPDSTTGVVVNDTVPGFVSGRTQVSVTTTPAGWTCAISGASVICRSGSTALGNGASAQIVIQVQRALFDSYNQAAGTCGGTAISGAFCNTAGVGIDAAVAGSVGELNGNNNQASDWIRIARVANVITSAKTISSGTPGRAGVNTTYVMSYINDGPSAVPGVIFRDVFTLPANDSGFVLVSAQRTGAGTQACTATAGAGVTVTADAGGTSYANPTGAPAQVSIQCPALPSFTNQQTESLQVVIRPNVNSGNTGRQFDNIADFVVDLNGDGNGDATAGTDSDGNTYDFNTITSDDSKSAQLPFESGQVDLITNKVDTGFTGGVDPLGYDATNAAANLITYRITIRNNGPSVATDVHLTDTFTPPSGRTVTFIGAAATPTGTYDPSACSVTSGSNPTVGAVQVLDCLMPGIGFSTNVAGVVASGQTSTLYLRYRYDTPPGAAGDTVSNLAQATSAETDSNTANNGASQETTIRASADVGVSKHVVTTAPDADPDAALPANATSVGLRQPFFYVIDGINNGPGASLSRDRSGSSPLNGTGTVVADTLPAGLVVVGQVTWQKKGPIPAGGGGEVPNGTGTCTQASATLNCTLGDVTVGGKLRIVVPVRWDTYPGAAGINNTATIATEQVDRVPANNTSTVPILVTRASLAGTVFEDRDRAGANGGVRQGGEPAIAGVTIVLTGTDAYGNAVNRSTTTAADGSYSFGDLAAAGAGGYTLTQTQPAGYRNGPVDPPAAGASAPSLGGTYAAGSPNSSYTAIPVDAADAAVRYDFPEVRRPSLTGRVYVDLNFNNVRDGGDPAIAGATVELLDATTGAVLATTSTDGNGAYRFDDLDPTLTYSVREPLPSGQYSNRPSAINPGQIGGAACPAGSCVPGTAVAAPGGPDAATTDRISQIQLGAGLDGTEFNFGENPSGSAIQGRVWRDDDNDGVIDPAETGLADVDVVLTGTDQNGQPVNLTTKTDASGNYSFLGLLPGTYTVTEPTQPSGTLNGKTVPGDKGGTATGVATTPSAIASIVLGANQQGQHYDFGEVAAASLSGRVYYDNDDNGVVGSDETGIANVRVVLSGTDDLGAAVQLTVQTDAQGNYRFENLRPGTYTVTEPEQPADTRNGVTSAGTVGGATRGVATPRETVPSAISAVVLAPGAQSIDNNFGEIANTPDLVVSKVADPVKFTVNNTASYTISVRNIGPRPTVGTYQVQDRLPPGVTLAALPTGSGWTCSGAVGADRFSCDASATIAPAQTASARIVVQVAVGAAAATGSPVNNAVLVQGGGEDATHSPSAAERGAFDGDVTQLPVCDPAITQNACRLPTQVQLAASVSGTVWFDGGSEERLLDGGDQRLQGWTVELVDPVSGQVVRSTISAADGSYRIGDVIPGQKWKLRFRHPVSGAVWGWPVSTESASAVAPCAADTAIANGGTSSCRVSDGGSSELQVVLKAGENLPQQSLPVDPSGVVYDAVTRDPVPGAIVTLAPVGVCAGYDPATSLLNTGSGGYRIDGNAVSMTVGSDGAYQFLFGPAAPARCEFQLTVTPPGGYVFVSTLIPAEPQALSPPGDAGSRYSVQPDARAPTGPVGPATQYFLTLFAGSGTANIVHNHIPLDTAVATGLAITKTGDRQTAEVGDTVQYTITIRQTAGSPLQTVNVVDRLPRGFTYIEGTARANGAAVAEPLGKPGPTLGFSTGPLQVGQQIALTYRVRVGVGAQQGDGINRAQAHGCSIAGGCIDPVSLQPRPGSLPSNQAQYRVRVTGGVFTEEGCVLGKVFVDCNVNHVQDREEIGIPGVRLYFEDGTWVISDSEGKYSYCGLPPQSHTLKVDASTLPVGSRLTTSSNRNLGDADSLFIDLKNGELHRADFIEGSCSNPVLEQVKARRTQGEVRAPETETGHAPLRFSSKPVRAPQQATDSAAQAPIVKPRGTPPPDASVPAEVQP